The genomic stretch AGCCAGGCTCGTTTCCATGCCCGATTCGGCATAGGCCACTCCCGTCGGGTGCAGCGCGGTGAAAAGCAGCGCGAAGAGCGGCAGCGGCCGATACCATTTGTCCGTCAGGAACCGGCGCAGGAAGGCCAGCAGCATCGCTACGGTCGCGGCGTGAAAAAACAGGCCGACGAACAGCGCGCCGATCGGTATCTTGACGCCGAACAGATGGATCAGCGCCAGCAGCAGAACCAAGGTGGTCGTCGAATAACCCTCGACGCGCTCGCCAGGGTTGAACACCAACCCATGACCCTCGGCGAGGTTTTCGGCGTAGCGGAACGAGATATAGGCGTCGTCGATAAAATAGAACGGACTGATGCCGTTCAGGCCGATCAACACCCCCGCCAGCACGAACAACACGATCCATGGCGCCAGTTTGCCGAACAACGGTTTTTCTCCCTCGATTGGAAACGCTCGGATTGTACAATCGCGGCGGCCCAGCGTAAACCGGAGCGGCGCCTCGCGAGTGGCCCCGGTGGCGTCGCGGGGTGACGTGAGGCGTCAGTCACTGGCGGATGTCGTTTAACGAGGCAGGCGATCTTCGAAGAGTTCGATCCTCGCTCCGGCCCGTAGTTCGGCAACAAGTGCGTTGTAACGCGCCCGCTCCTTCTCCAAGACGATCTGCTTGCGGACAATGAGCCGGTACTGATCCGGGCCGAGGTTCGTCTTCCCTTTCAAGTTCCGGTCGAAATAGGCGGCGATTTCCTCATCCGAAACCTCAATCCCTTGGTGAACGCGAGCCGCAAGCACTCGGCGAACCACGTCGCGTTTATCCGTCGCATCGGAGTACTCGCCGGCGAACCGTTGGTTGATCAGTTCCGCATCGATCAGATCGTTTGCGACTTTCCTTACAATCCGGTCAAACGGCTCGCCCGTGCGCATGGCCCCGGCCTCCGCCAACGCCGTTCTCAACTCCGCCAGCGGCAAGGGACGTTCATTGACCGTCGCGAAGGCCATGGTCGCCGTGACCGCAGGGGCATTTATCTGTATGACTACAATGGCAATGCCGATCGCGGACACCGCAACCAATCCGGTCATCGCGAGAATCCGGACCCACCGCAGCGTTTGATCACCCCGCAGTGAATTGTCACATGACTTTGTATTTATGTTCATAAATTTCAAAGATGATTGGGAGGTTGGCGCGGTTCACTTTGACCAGGTGGCAAACATCAATCTCCACTTCTGCACCACCGAAACAATTAAAGTAATACACAAGAGCTGACAGTATCCCCTCTTTCTCGTAAATCCCACAAAAGGTTGTCGATGCACAATCTCCTGATAGCGAGGTTGTTCCCACCAATAAAACGAGTTCCTGCTCGAAATCGACTTCACATTCGTGGCCACTGATGAATACCTCCAATTCTTCCTGAGATTGGATTATTGTTGTGGAAAGATACGGTTGGTAAGCCAGGTGAGAAATTCCTCCTCCCTGCTCTATGTACATGGGAACACCGTCGCACACGAGGGTTTCAAACCCCACCGGTTCACCATAGCCGGCATTCGGCACTTCGTCGCATGAGTCGATCGTATCGTCGCGATGCCAAAGGATGTTTTTCGCCTCGCTTTGAACCAGCGTCAAATTTTCACCGCTTTGATCATCATTGTCGTTGTCATCATTGTTGTCATCGTTATCGTCGTCATCATCGTCGTTAGCCGGCGATTCGTTCTGTCCGTCTTCACTGTCTTTGTTCGAAGAGGAATCGCACGCGGGAAAGAAAAAAAACAGAACCGCCAGCAATGCGGCGATGGTCGGAAAAACCCATTTCATGGCGCACCTCCTTTACCGATAAAAAAGGAGTTGATCGGGCTCGCCTGAAATGTCCGCGTTGACGAGATCGCCGTCCTGAAGCTCGGCCGAGGAGATGGCGGGTAGGATGAAGAAACACATCACGAGTGATGATAACCATATCTTCATGACCATCCTCCAAAATACCTAATCCATGATATAACAAAGCATGAGCATCTCCTGGCGTCAAGGGCGGAAACGAAAGCCCGGAGCGACGCCTCGCGGCCGGGCGTCTGGTCGGACGGACGGCGGCCGTGTTATGGTAGGCCGATCACGAGCGGACGGTATCGATGACCCAGGATTTGTTTGCCACCCCCGAGGATCTCGGCCCGAATACGCCCCTGGCGGAGCGAATGCGCCCCCGCCGGCTGGACGAGGTCGTCGGCCAGGAAAAGGCGATCGGCCCCGGCAGCATGTTGCGCCAGGCGATTCAGGCCGGCGAGGTGCCGTCGCTGATTTTCTGGGGCCCGCCCGGCAGCGGCAAGACGACCATCGCCCGCCTGCTCGCCCAGCACACCGACACCGTGTTCACCGCCTTTTCCGCGGTGCTGTCGGGCGTCAAGGAAGTTCGCACGGTCGTCGAGGAAGCCCGGCAGCGGCAACGTTCCAGCGGCAAGAAAACCATCCTGTTCGTCGACGAAATCCACCGCTTCAACAAAAGCCAGCAGGACAGCTTTCTGCCGCACATCGAGGCCGGCACCATCGTCCTGATCGGCGCCACGACCGAAAACCCCAGCTTCGAGGTGAACGCCGCGCTGCTCTCCCGTTGCCGGGTGATCACGCTGGAAGGGCTGGCGCCGAAAGACATCGAAACGCTGTTGCGCCGCGCCCTCGAGGACCGGCAGCGCGGTTTGGGCAAACGCGGCCTGACCGCCACCCCCAAGGCGCTTGACCACCTCGCCCGGCTGGCCCACGGCGACGCCCGCGTGGCGCTCAACGCCCTGGAAATCGCCGCCGCCGGCGAGCTACCGCTGATCGACGGCAAGCCGACGATCACGCTGGAAGTCGCCGAAACCGCCATTCAGTCGAAGGCGCTGCTCTACGACAAGGCGGGCGAGCAGCACTACAACGTCATTTCGGCTTTCATCAAAAGCCTGCGCGCCTCCGACCCCGACGCCGCGCTGTACTGGCTGGCGCGGATGCTCGACGCCGGCGAGGACCCGATGTTCATCGCCCGCCGGATGGTCATCCTGTCGTCGGAGGACATCTCCAACGCCGACCCGCGCGCCCTGCCCCTGGCCACCGCGGCCATGCAGGCGGTGCACATGATCGGCCTGCCCGAGGCGCGGATCATCCTCGCCCAGGCGGCTTCCTACCTGGCCTGCGCCCCGAAAAGCAACGCCAGCTACATGGGGCTGGAAAAGGCGGCGCGCGACGTCAAGGAAAAGGGCGCCCTCGAGGTGCCAAAGCACCTGCGCAACGCCCCGACCCGCCTGATGAAGGATTTGGGCTACCACGACGGCTACAAGTACGATCACGATTTCGATCACCATTTTTCCGGCCAGCCCTGCCTGCCGGTGGAACTGGAAGATCGCCGCTATTACGAGCCGAGCGACCAGGGCGTGGAGGAACGAATCCGCGTCCGCCTAGAATGGCTGCGCCAACACCGCGACAAACATTCGAAAAAAGCCCCCTGAATCCCCCGTTTTTCCGCCCCGCCCGTTTTGTAGTAGAATAAATTTTTCAACCTTCCGCTCGGAGATCGACGATGAAACGATTGCTGTCGATGGCGTTTTTCTCGGTCTTACTACTAGCCTTGTCGGTGCTGGTCGGTTGCGCGGGCAACGACGACGACGATAACGAAAATCAAATCGTCGATGACGACACCGTCGTCGACGACGACGACGATGATGACGACGACGACAATGACGACGACAATGACGATAACGATGATAACGACGATAACGACAACGACGACAATGATGATAATGACGACAACGACGATAACGACGACAACGACACCACGCCGCCGCCCGATGTGACCAACGAAGCGCGGGCGGCCGGTTTCAAACTCTATTACCAGGAACGGCTCAGCCGCCTGTTGCTGGCCTGGAACCGCTTCGGACTGGCCGGCGACGCGGTGCCGGCGACCAATATCCGCAAGCATTTCATCGCCAAGGACGGTAATGAATTCGAGGTTCAGGCGGGCGAAACCGACAACAACGACCTGGGCAAGTCGATCTGGACGGCGTGGAACGCCTACCGTCATTTCACCGGCCGCGACCTCGAATTGACGCTGATCCGCATGTTCGAGGGCCTCTCCTACTACGAAGCAATCACCGGGCATACCGGGATCACCTCGCGCGAAGTCCTGCCCGGCTGGACGCGGGTCATGGACGGCGTCAGCGATACCGTCACCCGGACGAAATACGGCGACCCGGTCACCCCGCCCGTCGCGTTCTCGACGGAACTGGAAACGGAAATCCTCGACACGTTCTATGACGGCATCGTGATGACCTACCGCGAGAATCCCGGCGAATATTATTACGCGCTCAAGCCGATCAGCGAACTGACCAGCTTCGCCATCACCTATGTCTTTTCCGAACCCGACAATTTCATGCGCATCTCCAATTGCTGCTCGTCGTGGAAAATCTCGCAACTGGGCATTTGGGAAGGCGCCTATTGGGGCAATCACAACAGCCGCGACAACTTCCCCGACATGGCGATCGGCTATCTGGCCGCGCTGGACGCCGCCACCGAAGCCGGGCTGCCCGCCGACCTGCAAACGGCGGTGAACGACGCCGTCGCGGCCGGCCACCGCATCGGCGACCGCATCATCGCCGACGGCGACATCCAGATGACCGTGGCGGAAACGGGCGATTACGACGAACTGATCCCCGGCGGCCAGGTGCGCCCCGACGGCACCACCGAATGGCAGGATCTGGGATCGTTTTCCTCGTGCCCGATGG from Myxococcales bacterium encodes the following:
- a CDS encoding replication-associated recombination protein A is translated as MTQDLFATPEDLGPNTPLAERMRPRRLDEVVGQEKAIGPGSMLRQAIQAGEVPSLIFWGPPGSGKTTIARLLAQHTDTVFTAFSAVLSGVKEVRTVVEEARQRQRSSGKKTILFVDEIHRFNKSQQDSFLPHIEAGTIVLIGATTENPSFEVNAALLSRCRVITLEGLAPKDIETLLRRALEDRQRGLGKRGLTATPKALDHLARLAHGDARVALNALEIAAAGELPLIDGKPTITLEVAETAIQSKALLYDKAGEQHYNVISAFIKSLRASDPDAALYWLARMLDAGEDPMFIARRMVILSSEDISNADPRALPLATAAMQAVHMIGLPEARIILAQAASYLACAPKSNASYMGLEKAARDVKEKGALEVPKHLRNAPTRLMKDLGYHDGYKYDHDFDHHFSGQPCLPVELEDRRYYEPSDQGVEERIRVRLEWLRQHRDKHSKKAP